The sequence GACGCTCGTCTCAGTGTGCTGCATTGATAATATATTGGACATTACAAAATTCTGAAAGTTTTAGTATAATTTAATACAGGATAACATGTATATAcaatagaagtcagaattatttgccctcctgtatatttacatacataatagtgttaataactcatctctaatcactgatttattttctctttgtcatgatgacagtaaataatattagactagatattcttcaagacactagtattcagcttaaagtgacatttaaaggcttcactagggtaattagggcaaagttagggtaattaggcaagtcattgtataacagtggtttgttctggagacaatccaaaactaatattgctgaagggggctaataatattgaccttaaaatggctttaaaacaattaaaaactgcttttattctagctgaaataaaacaaataagactttctccagaagaacaaatattagaggaaatactgtgagaaattcctcaatctgagaaacatcatctgggGAATATTTACAGGAGGGTGAATCATTTGACTCCagctgtgtgcatatatatatatatatatatatatatatatatatatatatatatatatatatatatatatatatatatatatacagaactTTTTGGTATATTTCAGAATATTGACACTTGTTTAttggtaatattttaattaatactatATTGACAtactctcactggccactttatacgGTACacccctttgggatgtggtggaacgggagattggcatcatggatgtgcagccgacaaatctgcagcaactgtgtgatgctatcatgtcaatatggagcaaaatctctgaggaacatttccagtagcttgttgaatctctgccaccaaggattaaggcagttctgaaggcaaaaggagtccaacccggtacttgtaaggtgtacctaataaagtggccagtgagtgtatattaattgCATGTATGTATAGGCCTAtacagtagtcagcatttgaagtggatcaaaatgtGTCATCAAATGTCTTGATGCAGTTGAATAATACCAGTTCCTGTCTTTGATAAACTTttcgatttatatatatatatatatatatatatatatatatatatatagcaactaacacaattaatataaatttaatataatatgtgtGGTGTATTATCACTGCAGTTTAcgcagtgatgggttacagctgcaagggcatccactgcgtaaaacatatgctggataagttggcggttcattccgctgtggcgacctcagattaataaaggtactaaggtaaaaaaaaaattggaataaATGAATATCACTGCACTTGTTGCCTatccaaataaaaaataaccaaaaGCATCATtattctaaaaaaacaaacaaataaataagtaaaaatggaTCTGTGAAGCTCTAACATGTAAATAAACCCTTGTGTTAGAGGAAGTGTCTCAGATATGAGGAAAGAAATGCGAAAATATGATTTGAACAAACCGATCGTGAAAAGCAGGTTTGATGAGTGCAGAAGAACACTGACCGCACATTACTGtggcagaacacacacacatacacacacacacacaaccagaaGTAACATCTCAATATTGttaccaccaactattccagcaactatatgttttacaaagcggatgcccttccaactgcaacccagtactgggaaacacccatacatactcattaacacacatactcatacactacggccaatttagttcatcaattcccctatagcgcatgtgtttgaactgtgggggacgccaactgacccagccgagactcaaaccagtgaccttcttagtgtgaggccacagtgtttaccactaagccaccatgtcacccctaaATCCAACATAATCAATACAAAAATCtatgaaataaataacaatatgtaATATTCATGATGTTAATAATTATGGTACCCATTGATCATATAGTGTAGTTTACCAtatttgaaccatactatagtaaagtgtattacaCTGTATACATTGAAGTATTTACAATGAATGTTCCAGCATACTGTGGTATTAACaacagtgaactgataaactgtaatacatactgtactatacttcagtttttactacagtaaactgatgtgtattattaagctatatattgttGTAGAaaacagtattgggtcatttgtttatattagtataactgtactatagaatcaccacctcagattaattaaaatactttactatagtattagctataaattactgtagtattttaatGTGGGAGATCTGCATTTCTGAGAGAGTTCCTGTATGACTCCTCAGGTCAGTATTGCGTAACGCGAATCTTTAATTCTTGACATTTTTTTGGTAACAGTGAGTCACTGATTCCTCGAGTGGGCGTGTCTCAACGCGAAAaggcgtgtctgtgtgtgtgggcgGGGCTTAAAGCCGCTCACAGGTTGTGTGTGCATCGTTCAGTCTTCCGTCGCTCTCGCCATCTGAACAGGTAAATCACCTGCTAAACAttgattatttctttattcatgCTTCTAATACGACATGTGAGCGCTGATTTACATACATGATTTTAACTTTGAGTACGCTGAAGTGTCTGTTTTCTCATTAGTCGTTTAGCCTTGAGAAAACGTCAAGAATGTTCCCGCGTCTGACGTGTTTTAGATGTATTTTAGATGTGTTTGTTAGGCTGTTCGTATGAAGGTTAATTCATCCATTATCAAAACCTACCTACACATTTGAGGGTAAGTTtgcgtttaattaaaaaataacgcAGAATTTAATATAGCTAATAACGTTAGATTAATTATAATGACGTGCTGTTATGAACACTTGTGACacggtctctatattgtttaccatattAAACTGTAAATAGTCGACTCTGAACAGCATTAGCACTATATAAATGAACAATGTACTTTGGTAGTCATTGTCTGCTAATGTAATTTCCCTATCTAAAAttagcaaacaatacttttctgaaattagcCTTTGAATATGCGAGTTTAAAACCGAAAGTTTACCtcagtagtgtttgtgtgtgtgttttgagacaCGTCCTCagtgtttattgtgtttatttctggATCTTTATAAGCTTTTCTGGGATTTTTGTGATCGATAATTTCTCCATTATGATCTTTTATGGTGTTTTTGGCTCTGATGCTGCGAGGCCAGTCTCAGAAATGCTGTCAGATCAGATCAATTATGtcaaacatttacacacaatgAGTCAAACATCCTGTGACTAGCACAAGACAGCACTAAGACAATAAGAAGCATGGGAATACCGTGGTTTATGGATCTGCAACATTGACATTCTTTGGACTTCCAAATATGGTATGCATATATAATTATGCAACTACTAATATGCAGTCTGGGTTGCATAAGTATTTTCCAAAAATGAGGAAATCGTACCTGAATGCAGATTataatttgaatttaataaagTATTGATCATATTCACACTTATTTTAGTTTcaaacaataaccaaaatactatagtaagacATATTAAATACTACAGTATATTTTAGCTGTGCAAGAATGCTGTATAAATGATAATATCTACAACACTTTAATGAATTATCTAgcttactgtagtattaactataatgaaGTGATACATTGTAatgaatactgtagtatactttactttttactacagtaaactggtgtattgcattttaatattggctcatttgtttacgttactgtagttgttgtattattaatttttttcattaattcaaGCCTTTTACCATAGTAAAACCATAAATAACTAGCATTTTGTGTCTTGTGTTTATTTAGAAATActagaaatattaatattaatagtataactaacataaataatactttgaattggctttttattgttattttctttattagaTGTATTTATTTGGCTTCTtgctaacacttttttttttggtttatattAGTTTCAACATTTTATAATCCCTATTTCAAACCCAAAGttgtatttgaaaacatttattaatgcaatgTGAATGTCTCAAATTTTCCATAATTACTCCATAAAATGGGACAAGCAAGATAATTTTGTTCTAAGTTTGAAGTAAGACTAAATACTCATGCTACTGGCTGATaattcagcttgttttaaggaaacttctgataataaaacaatatttttaatgatatttttagatatttggactagaaacaagacaaatctCTAATGAAGAAAAGCATATTTTCCAGTGTGTACAAAACTCACACGTCAACAATTTCTGACATGATTTTCTATGCATATTGATAATAAATCCCAGTCTGTGTATCATATAAAATGGTGAAATCTGGCCGTTTTAAGAACTGTAAGTAGCTGCATGTAAATCCACCATGGGATTGTTGCATTACCACTGAACagaatgtacacacacacacacacacacgcccacaGGCACATTCACCTGCAGGATGAGGGTGTGTGGTTTTTAGCTCATTCCACAAACATTTTGGGCGTTTCAAGTGTGTGAAACTGTGTGTGTAGGTTTGACAGACAcaccctgaaacacacacacacacacacaccacacatctCTCTAAGGACTGACCCTACTGCAGTCTGACCGGTTTGGGCCATTCTGAGGTGAAATATGAGCCCCTGTACAGATTCTGTCCCTGTTGGACCCCGAAAAtgaatttgagatctcagatgtatatatttataacacaGGGATGTAACGACGAACAAGTCTCATATCATAATataagtaggcctgtcacaataatcaatatatggactcaTTGCACAGCATATGAACATGAGCtcaatcatttatatatatatatcacctatacataaaaaacaatttaagaaacattttagcagatcgtgcaacatctctatctctatcaaaggtgtcagtatggttaacaacactgtagtatttactataaattactatagtatgttcatgtgggtgtctgtTCATGTGGGAAGCAGATATCACAGTCTCTGTTACTCTTTACCATGCACTTtactgttaacatttattattatttatttaggatatgcatttCACATTTTCCtggttattaaattgttaaaataactataattaaatatttttacgaataaaatatgatgtgtttggagtgtattatatattatattgtcattctggcattatgtaATGAGTGGCATTAAATGCTCTTAAattgacaataatatcgtttatcacaatatattttgctgAAACATATCctacaacaaaaaacagatatcATGACTGTCCTAGATCCAAGTCGTTTAATAtcctgataacaatatatatcacTGTATAGTACCATTTCTGAAGCGGTTGAGACTATtcagtaggggtgtaacggatcacggttgatacGTGATTTGTACGGATCACATCCCACAgtttagaacaggggtcaccaatctcggtcctggagggccggtgtccctccagagtttagctccaacttgccttaacacacctgcctggatgtttcaagtatacctagtaagaccttgattagcttgttcaggtgtgtttgattagagttaaagctaaaatctgcaggacaccggccctccaggaacaagtttggtgacccctggtttagaacaTGCGTGACCtgcagattaataaaaaaaagttctttaCTAAATGTGTAAGGAtggcagagagatcgcctctcgcgtcattcaaatcacatgtatgaaagcatttaggctttacTGTGAAATATACTGATgctggaagaagttgtggtgggttattgggcATGTGGTGGggttcttaggttattaaaggcgTTTTCTGTcatgtttagcctgcattaatgcattcagtgtaagctgcacgattaatcaataaaagatcaggatctcaacacctgCTGATATTCTATAATTTAAAATATCATGATAATGGACATACAATAAGACTccaatagtaaacattaatttaactaaactcacGATAAAAACTGCAAAACTATTATTAATCTTAGATGTTAATTTCTTAGCTGACGCCCAATATCGTGTTAAATCATAGTCATGATCTGATTACAAGTCATAATGTCATAAATCTGATGTTTTCTCACTGgtgattttaatgtatttactaatcaGACTTCTTCGTAAAGTCTTTTCTATTGCATTATATCatcaaatttaatttagttgaaGCATTTAATTTAGTTGAAGCATGTTGACACTaaacatgtatatacaataaatataagtatacaaaaataaataaggggatagcactgttgcctcactgcaagaaggtcgctggtacgagtcccggctgggtcagcatgttctccccgtgttggtgtgggtttcctccgggtgctctggtttccccccacagtccaaacacatgcgctataggggaattaatgaactacattggccgtagtgtatgagtgtgtgtgtgggtgtttcccagtactggtttgcagctggaaggtcatccgcagtgtaaaacatatgctggaatagttggcggttcattcaagcTGTGGTGACCaatgataaataaggaactaagcagagagaaaatgaatgaattaatagaatcagaatcagaaagagctttattgccaggtatgttcacatatATGAGgagtttgttttggtgacagagcttctacattgaattacagagacagaacaaaaatcagatgataaatatatttaaaaaaatagaagtaagtagtgagtgcaaatatacagattgacaagtgtatgtacatgtttattactatatacagcgttatatgtgcagctgttatgtgcaaattggcatgtaaagtgtgttgttaaataagtgtatatgtgtataaaagtgtatagcagtagtgatgttggctccacaattataatcatcaagtgttcatgagatggattgcctgagggaagaaactgtttctgtgtcgggctgttctggtgcgcagtgctctgtagcgtcgaccagaaggtaacagttcaaagaggcagtgtgctgggtgtgaggggtccagagtgattttgtcagcccttctgctcgctctggataagtacagttcttggggagtaggaagggttgtaccagtgatttgctcagcagtccgaactattcgacgtagtctttggagattgtatttagtagctgagctaaaccagacagttattgatgtgcagatgactgattcaatgatggaggtgtagaactgtttcagcagctccattgggaggttaaacttcctcagctgactaagaaagtacagcctctgttgagcttttttgacaatggagtcaatgtgagtgtcccacttcaggtcctgagagatgtaaatatataaatataataaatgtatatgcaATACACTAAGTATTCTTGTTATAATACctttttgcagcttaggtcagTAGCGTGACAATACCGTATACAGCGATAAAATCTTTAGCAATTAATCCCAACAAGAAAATGTTATACACAATAAGCCTAATCAGAAAAGGTACGCCAATCCAAATGCAGAAGCCCAAAACAGAAGAAATCAGTGCATTAACTTAGCCCAGATTAATTGTTcgcctaaagaataacaatgtgcgctagcaaaataaacgtaAAAATAACTAACAATCTTTGTATCTTTGTCTTTCTGAATGTTATAATGAATTCTTTATTTTTGAATGTCTTTATTTTCAGTGTATGAGCGATGGCGCAAACTCAACTTCTGGACGAACAAGACGACGGGCAGATCGGCGAATGTCATGTGATGGTGACAGTAGAGGACAGGACACACCCCCAGACTCCACCCACAGGAAGGACACACCCGTATCAAGACACGCCCCCTTTCAGTCAGGTCGACGACCAGCCAAAAGACAGCAAACTGCGGGGATTTCGCAGAATTCGTAAAAATCAGGATTACGTCCACATAACGATGGCGAAGAGCAGCATCTCTCGACTGCCGTCAGAATGGTGGAAAACAGGAATCGCCTTCATTTGGGCTGGTTTGAACCTTGTGCTCACTACCGTCATGATAACCATCGTCCACGACAGAGTCCCGGATAAATCCGTCAGCCCGCCATTACCTGATAAGTTTTTCGATTATGTGCCGCGTATGGAGTGGGCATTTCGTGTCACGGAGGTGATCGGCATGATTTTAGTGATTCTGTGGTTCATCCAGTGGCTCTCTCTCAAGTACAGGTGAGCGGTTTAATTGGGTCTGTATGATTAAttgagggtggcatggtggctcagtggttagcactgtgacctcacagcaagaaggtcactggttcgagtctctgcttgctcagtttgtgtttctgtgtggagtttgcatgttctccccgtgttggcgtgggtttcctccgggtgctccggtttccagtccaaacacatgcgctataggggaattgattaactaaattggccgtagtgtgtgagtgtgtataaaagagtgtgtataggtgtttcccagtactgggttgcagctggaagtgcatccgctgtgtaaaacatatgctggaatagttggcagttcattccacttgggtgacccctgatcaataaagggactaagccaaaggaaaatgaatgaatgaatgaatgaatgaatgaaatatgcatcTGCAAATACAAACTCAATCCTGTGATTCCTCCTCCTCCACAGGGCCATCGTGGGCCGCAGGTTTTTCTTCCTGCAGGGATTGTTGTATATGTACCGCATGGTGACCATGTACATCACAACTCTCCCCGTTCCCAGCATGCACATGGAGTGTGCACCCAAGGTGAGCTGTactgtttacattcattcatttagcaggaTCCAAAGCggcttacaaatgaggataaaaggAGAAAGCAGAGAGCAGCAATACAGAtgatatcagaattattaaccctcctgaatatttttccccaatttctgtttagcggagagcagatttctgtaacacatttctaatcataatagtgttaataactcatctctaataactgatttcttttctctttgtcatgatgacagtaaataatattagactagatattcttcaagacacttctatacagcttaaagtgacatttaaaggcttcactagggtaattagggtaaagttagggtaattaggcaagtcattgtataacagtggtttgttctggagacaatccaacactaatattgctgaagggggctaataatattgagcttaaaatgagtttaaaactattaaaaactgcttttattctagctgaaataaaacaaataagactttctccagaagaacaaatattagaggaaatactgtgagaaattcctcaatctgagaaacatcatttgggaaataattgaacaagaaaattcacaggagggtgattaatttaatacaattttaaaaagatttatttcttacctttttgcctttattagataggacagtaacgAGAccggaagcgaagtgggagagtgAGAGGGGGTAGGGTTGgaaaatgtcctcgagctgggttttgaactcgggacaccctgacgtgctattgcaccatacacacacacacacacacacacacacacacacaacagttgtgtctggttcttgaatctgattgtctgatagccgtgcaatattttgccagtaacCGCACTCGATcagcctcttcacctttgtgtattactctgcccacatacagtcagcaacaagcagaggacgatctacagtttgacaaatattactgctgttggacaacataatgcacttaTGAGGCTTTTATTTTAGTgcagaatgtagttgtttagattgtaactatgcagtttattttttaatagtgcctattttaaaaaatttacaatttctgagagacagctcgtcggcggccattagcctgccatAGTGAGTAgaccaaagacagttgacgttttcatccacaagatggcgacaggacaGCATaataacaaagactatagaatacgcCTTAAAAGAGACTTGGATAATAAGCCCTTAAAAGTTTAAAACAGCACAACTActgctgatcaaatcattatcaaactggtaagtgatattccacatcgatctctctctttggtatgttgtagtgctgtatttataacgTTTCCATAAGTAATTgcagtgtattgagtgtgagatatgggacaacaaataaataaatgaattaaataaaacacagaccCGCGTAAcaccataataggggctcttttttaatgtgatattccaaaatgcgaATAAAAGTTGGATGCTATCAAAGCTTCTGTGGATGAACAGCTTTTGGGAACAGTAGTGTGAGGAcgcaaagcattttttttatttcaaaagccTTCAGATTATTGTAGCCTGAATGTGCTCCTCGCTCTCTCTCTGCAGCTCCAGAACAATTCTCATGAGAAGCTGCAGCGTGTTTATCAGCTGGTTTCAGGAGCAGGTCTGTCCATCACCGGCTCTCATCGCATGTGCGGAGACTTTCTGTACAGCGGCCACACCGTCATGCTGACGCTCACCTTCCTCTTCATCTATGAGTGTGAGTCTGAGAGAGCACTAGCTAACCAtttatcacatccaaaataaatatggcagtttatataatatatgtgtgtactgtgcatattcGCACAGAACTATGGAAGGTTTTTCACCCACTCACTCTGTTGAATCATGTAAATATATACGGATAAAGATAAACCGCTGTTGTTGAGTTGTTTCTGTGTCAGTAAATGAGCAGTGTTTGTGCCGTAGACTCGCCACGCTCTCGGCTCTGGACTGTTTATCATGTGATCTGCGGGTTGCTAAGCACAATGGGCGTGGCCTGTATCCTGTTGGGGCATGAGCATTACAGTCTGGATGTGGTGGTGGCGTATTTCATCACCTCACGCCTCTTCTACTGGTACCACACTATGGCCAACAACCAGGTGAAGACAGCAAAACTACATTCTGTCAAAaacatatctgtctgtctgtctatatatctatatatctgtccgtctatctgtaTGTCTATCTAGCCATATATATATCCATTTATccttccatctgtctatctgtctgtccgtctgtccatctttccatccatctgtctttatatctctttgtctatctgtctgtacaTCCATCTGTCTAgccctctatctatccatccaactgtccatctgtctgtccatccatccatccatccatccatctgtctgtccatccatccatccatctgtctgtccatctatccatttgtctgtctatgtatctgtctctctatccgtccatccatctgtctatctgttcattcactcatctgtctgtctgttcatccatccatccatccatccgtctgtccatccatccatcttttcaaatgtctgtctgtctatccatctgtccatctatctgtataAACATTTGTCTGTATTTATCTGTACATCCATCTATgagtccatccatctgtccatctatcgttcatctgtctatctatctgtccatccctctatctgtcagtccatccatctgtctatccatccatctgtctgtccacccatccatctgtctatataTCCATTTATCTGTCCACTATCcgtctatctgttcatccatccatctatctgtccatccctctgtctatctgtccgcccatctatccatctgttcattcatctgtttgtctatctatccctCTATTCTACTGTTTAtctgtctccatccatccatctgtcatttaTCTGTCCGCCCCGCCTGTCTATCTGTTTGTCCAtatgtctatccgtccatccatctatttgtctgtctgttcacCTTTCCGTCCacctatctatccgtccgtccgtctgtccatatATCCATCTGTCGATCTATTCGTCCATCTTGTCTATTTTCTTGTCTATCTTTCCgttcatttgttcatccatctatccatccatctatctgtctgtccactTGCCCGTCTATCTATTTGTCTTTCTGTCCATATGTCTATCCGTCCGTTTATCTGtcaatcaatctatctgtctgtccattcacctgtctgtccatccatccatctatctgtctgtctgtccgccCACCCGTCTATCTGTCTCCCTGTCCATATGTCTATCAGTCCGTCTATCtcttcatccatctatctgtgtCTATTcacctgtctgtccatccatcaatccgtctgttcatctgtctgtccatcctgtctattatgtatttattaaatgtgtatTGAACTGTATTTTAGCCGGTGTAAATCCTCATTCTCCTCTAAATCTCTCCTGCTTCTCCTCTTGTAGGCTTTGAGAGGATCTCCTCATAATTACCTGAATCGTGTGTGGTGGAGCTTCATGTTTTCCTTCCTGGAGAAGAACGTAAAGCTGTCGGTCCCCTGTACATTCTCCTGGCCGATCTCTGTGCCGTCGGTTTCCTTCAAGAACCCGTGCAGGAGCTACTCAAAAGTGCAGAGCTCTCGAGAGGAATAACAGGCTCTAAACACTGCGGACGCTTACCGAGATCCTCAATACTTGAAGAGCAGCTTTTGCTGGAGAAATCATGTGTTATTGCCATTCCTGAGGACAGTTCACAGCttgattcgccctcctgtcaaATATaaagtctttttcaaatatttcttaagtgatgtttaacagagcatggacatTTGCACAGTGTTTCCTAATAGATTCTTCTCTTCGgtatatttttaaggtcaatattattagcccctttaatataTATTCTTTCAGTTGtgtccagaacaaaccactgttatacaatgacttgcctaattaccctaactttaccctaattaccctagttaagcctttaaatgtcacgttaagctgaatactagtgtgttgacaaatttattcattcattttccttcaccttagtctcttattaatctggggtcgccacatcgtaatgaaccgccaactattccagcatgtgttttatgcagcggatgcctttccagctaaaacccagtacttggaaacacccatacacagtcattctcacacacacacacacactcatacactacggccaatttagttcatcagttcccctatagcgcatgtgtttggactggaaaccggagcacccggaggaaacccacaccaacacggggaggacatgcaaaagATCAAAGAAacaagttattaaatctattatgtttagatcataaaaaaatgatgtcttctttaaacagcacttaggaaatatttgataaataatatgcTGCTCAGTATAGCTTTTATACTCGGATGTATTTAGGGGCCGCTCACACAGAAGGCATTTTTCCATTACAGTGTGCTGCTTTTCCATTGCGTTTATGTAAATATGGACCTAATGTTATGCACATAATTGTatgcggtttgctgccgagtgtgatggGATGTGGGATGAGAATCAGCTCCTGCAAGTCCGAGGCcctggtgctccactggaaaaaggtggtctgccatctccaggttggaggaaagtccttaccccaggcgGAGGAGTTCAattatcttggggttttgttcacgagtaagggaaggatggagcgtgagattgacaggtagATTGGTGCAGTGATGCGGTCGATAtatcggtctgttgtggtaaagtaggagctgagctgaaaggcaaagc comes from Danio aesculapii chromosome 23, fDanAes4.1, whole genome shotgun sequence and encodes:
- the sgms2b gene encoding phosphatidylcholine:ceramide cholinephosphotransferase 2, coding for MAQTQLLDEQDDGQIGECHVMVTVEDRTHPQTPPTGRTHPYQDTPPFSQVDDQPKDSKLRGFRRIRKNQDYVHITMAKSSISRLPSEWWKTGIAFIWAGLNLVLTTVMITIVHDRVPDKSVSPPLPDKFFDYVPRMEWAFRVTEVIGMILVILWFIQWLSLKYRAIVGRRFFFLQGLLYMYRMVTMYITTLPVPSMHMECAPKLQNNSHEKLQRVYQLVSGAGLSITGSHRMCGDFLYSGHTVMLTLTFLFIYEYSPRSRLWTVYHVICGLLSTMGVACILLGHEHYSLDVVVAYFITSRLFYWYHTMANNQALRGSPHNYLNRVWWSFMFSFLEKNVKLSVPCTFSWPISVPSVSFKNPCRSYSKVQSSREE